Within the Natranaeroarchaeum sulfidigenes genome, the region TATAGGGATTCTCGCCGGTCGAACCGAATAGCTCGGTCAGTAGCTCCAGGGCCCGATCCTCGTCGTCGATGATCGCCCGGTTGTACTCATCTGCGAGTCGTCGGGCACGTCTATGTGCGTCTCTGAGATCGGCATCCTCGGGATCATACATCTCGCCCGACACCATCTTTTCGCGTTCGCTCGGCATGGCTGAGGTTCGCGTTGCCAGCGGAATAGGTGTTCCCGTCTTGCACTGGGGCCGTCATCTGTTCATTCCAGATACCGATCGGGGACGTACTCCTCGATCGGCTCGGGGACCTTCGAGAACACCGTCGGTGCGAGGTCTGCGAGCCACCGTCGAAGAACGACGTAGACGAACGAGATCCCAAGAAGCACCGCGACGAGTACAACGACTGGGCCGTCGAGGAGCAGGACGGTCGGCACTGCAAATCCGCCAGCGAGCAGGAGGTCTTCGGGGGAACCGTCGTACCGGATCAGCCGACGAGGGGCGATCCAGCGGCCGTGGTAGTGGTCGTACACTGCCCGCTCCGAGCGTCCTTCCCACGGACGGAGTTCGAGGCCGCCTCCGAAGATGTCCATCAGGCAGTGCAGCGCCGCAGCAGCGAGACCGACCGCGACCGTGATCGTCAGTAGCTGTGGAACCGTGACCGCGACACCGACAGCTGGTACGGCCAGCGCTGTGTAGTACACCGGGAAGTGGA harbors:
- a CDS encoding metal-dependent hydrolase: MMLTTHVLAGLALALPVVVFVPELAPAAVVAGGVGGAFPDFDMYFGHRRTFHFPVYYTALAVPAVGVAVTVPQLLTITVAVGLAAAALHCLMDIFGGGLELRPWEGRSERAVYDHYHGRWIAPRRLIRYDGSPEDLLLAGGFAVPTVLLLDGPVVVLVAVLLGISFVYVVLRRWLADLAPTVFSKVPEPIEEYVPDRYLE